From the genome of Miscanthus floridulus cultivar M001 chromosome 10, ASM1932011v1, whole genome shotgun sequence, one region includes:
- the LOC136486617 gene encoding ankyrin repeat-containing protein At5g02620-like isoform X1, translating to MEAGKRTTMMDSRLLDAAASGDATMMKHLALHDPAVLLGTTPQGNTCLHISAAHGHNGFCMDVMALNRSLLSAVNNDRETPLVAAVTSGRTSTTLASSFLRCYRDLHLSEAILMQDKQGNNALHHAIRSGHRELALELIAAEPALSKAANKYDESPMFIAVMRNYKDVFEKLLEIPDSAHGGMKGQNALHAAVRNGNSAIAKQIMETRPALATEEDNLKFPPLHLAVTRDKIDVLSVLLDHDRSLGYVANSDGYPLLNSAAFRGHVGVARELLKHCPDAPFCNSDGRTCLHEAVGQEKMKFVDFILGSPQFGRLINMRNEDGDTALHLAVQKCNSKMVAALLLHPDIDVTVLNNNRIDATWKLSNVTDHSKTLNWNEVSMLILKADPQGATNIYNVRREAYHKMTKSARDDIKSLTQTYTGNTSLVAILIATITFAAAFTLPGGYSTDAGTEGLPIMARKFAFKAFLISDTLAMCSSLAVAFVCIIARWEDLEFLLHYRSFIKKLMWFAYMATTTAFATGLYTVLAPRLLWLAVAVCTLMSLLPILTKILGDWPILKLRFRLGRNFNSELLDMV from the exons ATGGAAGCAG GgaaaaggacaacgatgatggACAGCCGGCTGCTTGATGCCGCGGCATCTGGTGACGCGACAATGATGAAACACTTGGCCCTTCATGACCCAGCCGTGCTGCTTGGAACAACTCCACAGGGCAACACCTGCCTCCACATCTCCGCCGCGCATGGCCATAATGGATTCTGCATGGATGTCATGGCCCTGAACCGGTCGCTCCTCTCCGCTGTCAACAATGACAGGGAGACTCCACTTGTCGCAGCAGTGACAAGTGGCCGTACCAGTACCACTTTAGCTTCATCTTTTCTCAGGTGCTACCGTGATCTCCATCTGAGCGAGGCAATCTTGATGCAAGACAAGCAAGGGAACAATGCACTGCACCACGCCATCCGAAGCGGCCACAGGGAACTTGCGCTGGAGCTGATCGCAGCGGAGCCTGCTTTGTCCAAAGCTGCGAACAAATACGATGAGTCACCCATGTTCATCGCGGTGATGAGAAATTACAAGGATGTCTTCGAGAAACTGTTGGAGATTCCTGATTCTGCTCATGGGGGGATGAAGGGCCAGAATGCTCTTCATGCTGCGGTGAGAAATGGAAATTCAG CTATCGCTAAACAGATTATGGAGACACGTCCTGCGCTCGCAACAGAAGAAGACAATTTGAAATTCCCTCCACTGCACCTGGCTGTAACTCGGGACAAGATTGACGTGCTAAGTGTACTGTTGGATCATGATCGGTCTTTAGGGTATGTAGCCAACTCAGATGGCTACCCTCTTCTTAATTCTGCTGCATTCAGAGGCCATGTTGGTGTTGCCCGAGAGCTTCTTAAACATTGTCCAGATGCTCCCTTTTGCAATTCAGATGGCAGGACATGTCTGCACGAAGCTGTGGGGCAAGAAAAGATGAAGTTCGTAGATTTTATCCTGGGTTCGCCACAATTCGGTAGACTCATTAACATGCGAAATGAAGATGGAGATACTGCTCTGCACCTCGCAGTCCAAAAGTGCAATTCGAAGATGGTCGCTGCTTTACTGCTTCACCCAGACATAGACGTCACAGTGCTTAACAACAACAGAATCGATGCAACCTGGAAATTAAGTAATGTCACCGACCATTCCAAGACTTTAAACTGG AACGAAGTATCCATGCTTATCTTGAAAGCTGATCCTCAAGGCGCAACAAATATTTATAATGTCCGGAGGGAAGCATACCATAAAATGACAAAATCAGCTAGGGATGATATCAAGTCACTGACTCAAACATATACAGGCAACACTTCCCTGGTGGCGATTCTCATTGCCACCATTACCTTTGCTGCTGCTTTCACTTTGCCCGGAGGATATAGCACTGATGCTGGAACCGAGGGGCTTCCCATCATGGCAAGAAAGTTTGCGTTTAAGGCATTCCTGATCTCCGACACCTTGGCTATGTGCTCCTCACTTGCTGTTGCCTTTGTATGCATCATAGCCAGGTGGGAGGATCTTGAGTTCCTGCTTCACTACAGGTCTTTTATAAAGAAGCTTATGTGGTTTGCATACATGGCAACCACCACAGCATTCGCAACTGGTTTATACACTGTTCTGGCTCCTCGTCTCCTATGGTTGGCTGTTGCGGTATGCACTCTGATGTCTTTACTGCCCATTCTCACTAAGATTCTTGGTGACTGGCCCATCTTGAAACTTAGATTTCGGTTGGGTCGGAATTTCAATTCAGAGCTCCTCGATATGGTCTAG
- the LOC136486617 gene encoding ankyrin repeat-containing protein At5g02620-like isoform X2, producing the protein MMDSRLLDAAASGDATMMKHLALHDPAVLLGTTPQGNTCLHISAAHGHNGFCMDVMALNRSLLSAVNNDRETPLVAAVTSGRTSTTLASSFLRCYRDLHLSEAILMQDKQGNNALHHAIRSGHRELALELIAAEPALSKAANKYDESPMFIAVMRNYKDVFEKLLEIPDSAHGGMKGQNALHAAVRNGNSAIAKQIMETRPALATEEDNLKFPPLHLAVTRDKIDVLSVLLDHDRSLGYVANSDGYPLLNSAAFRGHVGVARELLKHCPDAPFCNSDGRTCLHEAVGQEKMKFVDFILGSPQFGRLINMRNEDGDTALHLAVQKCNSKMVAALLLHPDIDVTVLNNNRIDATWKLSNVTDHSKTLNWNEVSMLILKADPQGATNIYNVRREAYHKMTKSARDDIKSLTQTYTGNTSLVAILIATITFAAAFTLPGGYSTDAGTEGLPIMARKFAFKAFLISDTLAMCSSLAVAFVCIIARWEDLEFLLHYRSFIKKLMWFAYMATTTAFATGLYTVLAPRLLWLAVAVCTLMSLLPILTKILGDWPILKLRFRLGRNFNSELLDMV; encoded by the exons atgatggACAGCCGGCTGCTTGATGCCGCGGCATCTGGTGACGCGACAATGATGAAACACTTGGCCCTTCATGACCCAGCCGTGCTGCTTGGAACAACTCCACAGGGCAACACCTGCCTCCACATCTCCGCCGCGCATGGCCATAATGGATTCTGCATGGATGTCATGGCCCTGAACCGGTCGCTCCTCTCCGCTGTCAACAATGACAGGGAGACTCCACTTGTCGCAGCAGTGACAAGTGGCCGTACCAGTACCACTTTAGCTTCATCTTTTCTCAGGTGCTACCGTGATCTCCATCTGAGCGAGGCAATCTTGATGCAAGACAAGCAAGGGAACAATGCACTGCACCACGCCATCCGAAGCGGCCACAGGGAACTTGCGCTGGAGCTGATCGCAGCGGAGCCTGCTTTGTCCAAAGCTGCGAACAAATACGATGAGTCACCCATGTTCATCGCGGTGATGAGAAATTACAAGGATGTCTTCGAGAAACTGTTGGAGATTCCTGATTCTGCTCATGGGGGGATGAAGGGCCAGAATGCTCTTCATGCTGCGGTGAGAAATGGAAATTCAG CTATCGCTAAACAGATTATGGAGACACGTCCTGCGCTCGCAACAGAAGAAGACAATTTGAAATTCCCTCCACTGCACCTGGCTGTAACTCGGGACAAGATTGACGTGCTAAGTGTACTGTTGGATCATGATCGGTCTTTAGGGTATGTAGCCAACTCAGATGGCTACCCTCTTCTTAATTCTGCTGCATTCAGAGGCCATGTTGGTGTTGCCCGAGAGCTTCTTAAACATTGTCCAGATGCTCCCTTTTGCAATTCAGATGGCAGGACATGTCTGCACGAAGCTGTGGGGCAAGAAAAGATGAAGTTCGTAGATTTTATCCTGGGTTCGCCACAATTCGGTAGACTCATTAACATGCGAAATGAAGATGGAGATACTGCTCTGCACCTCGCAGTCCAAAAGTGCAATTCGAAGATGGTCGCTGCTTTACTGCTTCACCCAGACATAGACGTCACAGTGCTTAACAACAACAGAATCGATGCAACCTGGAAATTAAGTAATGTCACCGACCATTCCAAGACTTTAAACTGG AACGAAGTATCCATGCTTATCTTGAAAGCTGATCCTCAAGGCGCAACAAATATTTATAATGTCCGGAGGGAAGCATACCATAAAATGACAAAATCAGCTAGGGATGATATCAAGTCACTGACTCAAACATATACAGGCAACACTTCCCTGGTGGCGATTCTCATTGCCACCATTACCTTTGCTGCTGCTTTCACTTTGCCCGGAGGATATAGCACTGATGCTGGAACCGAGGGGCTTCCCATCATGGCAAGAAAGTTTGCGTTTAAGGCATTCCTGATCTCCGACACCTTGGCTATGTGCTCCTCACTTGCTGTTGCCTTTGTATGCATCATAGCCAGGTGGGAGGATCTTGAGTTCCTGCTTCACTACAGGTCTTTTATAAAGAAGCTTATGTGGTTTGCATACATGGCAACCACCACAGCATTCGCAACTGGTTTATACACTGTTCTGGCTCCTCGTCTCCTATGGTTGGCTGTTGCGGTATGCACTCTGATGTCTTTACTGCCCATTCTCACTAAGATTCTTGGTGACTGGCCCATCTTGAAACTTAGATTTCGGTTGGGTCGGAATTTCAATTCAGAGCTCCTCGATATGGTCTAG